A window from Aliamphritea hakodatensis encodes these proteins:
- a CDS encoding type II toxin-antitoxin system HicA family toxin yields MSSKQKRILATIFSDPVSATIAWKDIEQLLISLGCELVEGRGSRVRFHCNGVIATFHRPHPKKEAKPYQVKDARAFIRQLGVKL; encoded by the coding sequence ATGAGCTCGAAGCAGAAACGGATTTTAGCGACGATTTTTTCTGATCCTGTGTCGGCCACAATTGCCTGGAAAGACATTGAACAACTTTTGATTTCACTGGGCTGTGAGTTAGTCGAAGGGAGAGGTTCCCGGGTCAGATTTCATTGCAATGGCGTGATTGCCACATTCCATCGCCCGCATCCCAAAAAGGAAGCCAAACCCTATCAGGTTAAAGATGCCCGGGCGTTTATCCGTCAGTTGGGGGTTAAG